From the Lolium rigidum isolate FL_2022 chromosome 2, APGP_CSIRO_Lrig_0.1, whole genome shotgun sequence genome, one window contains:
- the LOC124690908 gene encoding disease resistance protein Pik-1-like, protein MDLQYQGQIWEYDTDVDVGSRMIAMKAEMDGEGFDYEHAAVCMCGGVPLPLVCMFSVVAMEVEQQQQKGNCVDLSDVLDTIAEQVAHRGIQNIPGFAPLVESLQLGYDNLPNQMLKTCLLYCSIYPEGYGFKRDDCVREWMAQGFVSREEAARGYFEELADRGLIMGTDDEAVYRMHPMMRNFLGRKSSEDNFITFSSHIFLSSYACRIRRLSVDYWPSLDGDNTLPGIDWSSIRSLVVFEDTNNVPWEKLKLLRVLDLQCKQTLEEDRLMDVSGLLRLRHLLGLCGVPQEIACLKHLETLEFGTVEVEQLPDEVWHLQNLKTLDVRSTGITELPSEVGKLQNLETLDVSSTSITELPSEVGKLQNLKTLDLSSTGITELPSEIGQLQQLKSLFLAGIELTKLPSEIRKLQHLETLDLSGTDIQELPGGIGELRSLERLLMNRSLVRKVPKEIRRLKKLKILQPGVTKLTLPWELGKLTELAGLPECARQGWKRSDLMSLLDGQILTFPMAASIWDRAFEEGLTVESIHVHVPLWIKDHLNYLTYLDIRICKLQEEGLKILQEMPNLSILHLRFEVVPRETVAISGGGFRSLNVFYVHSRMPRVIFQKGAMPMLHGLSFIFGFYAGQTNKDPVGIKHLASIESVSFDCNDWYREDSPCIIAMIEAVAKEAREHPNFIMFFPESFS, encoded by the coding sequence ATGGATCTTCAATATCAAGGACAAATATGGGAGTATGATACTGATGTTGATGTTGGCTCTCGGATGATTGCTATGAAGGCTGAAATGGATGGCGAAGGTTTTGACTATGAGCATGCTGCAGTGTGCATGTGTGGTGGTGTGCCATTACCACTAGTTTGCATGTTTTCAGTGGTGGCAATGGAGGTagagcaacaacaacaaaaagggAACTGTGTAGATCTATCTGATGTGCTCGATACCATAGCAGAGCAAGTTGCGCACCGTGGAATTCAGAATATTCCAGGGTTCGCACCATTGGTAGAGAGTTTACAGCTTGGCTATGATAATCTTCCTAATCAAATGTTGAAAACTTGCTTGTTGTACTGCAGCATATACCCCGAGGGTTACGGTTTTAAAAGAGATGATTGTGTCAGGGAATGGATGGCCCAAGGATTTGTATCTAGAGAGGAGGCAGCCAGAGGTTACTTTGAAGAGCTTGCTGATAGGGGACTGATCATGGGGACAGATGACGAGGCTGTATACAGAATGCATCCCATGATGCGAAATTTCCTTGGACGGAAATCAAGTGAAGATAATTTCATCACATTTAGTTCCCACATTTTTCTATCCTCGTATGCCTGTCGAATCCGTCGACTATCTGTTGACTATTGGCCAAGCCTTGATGGAGATAATACCTTGCCAGGGATAGATTGGTCAAGCATTCGGTCACTGGTTGTTTTTGAAGATACCAATAACGTCCCGTGGGAGAAGTTGAAACTCCTACGAGTCTTAGACCTTCAATGCAAGCAAACTCTAGAAGAAGATCGTCTCATGGATGTTAGTGGACTGCTCCGTCTGAGGCATCTGTTAGGCCTCTGTGGGGTCCCACAAGAAATAGCGTGTCTGAAGCATCTGGAGACACTGGAATTCGGTACAGTAGAGGTGGAACAACTACCCGATGAGGTCTGGCACCTGCAAAATTTGAAGACTCTCGACGTAAGGTCAACAGGTATCACAGAGCTGCCTAGTGAGGTCGGGAAGCTGCAGAATTTGGAGACTCTGGACGTAAGCTCAACAAGTATCACAGAGCTGCCTAGTGAGGTCGGGAAGCTGCAGAATTTGAAGACTCTGGACTTAAGCTCAACGGGTATCACCGAGCTGCCTAGTGAGATCGGACAGCTGCAGCAACTGAAGAGCTTGTTCCTGGCTGGGATAGAGCTTACAAAGCTACCCAGTGAGATCAGGAAGCTCCAGCACTTGGAGACTCTGGATTTGTCTGGCACAGATATCCAGGAGCTGCCTGGTGGGATCGGGGAGCTGCGGAGTCTGGAGCGACTACTCATGAATCGTTCACTAGTGCGCAAGGTACCAAAAGAGATAAGAAGGCTTAAGAAACTCAAGATTTTACAACCAGGAGTTACCAAACTCACTCTACCATGGGAACTTGGGAAGCTTACAGAACTGGCAGGATTGCCCGAGTGCGCCCGCCAAGGTTGGAAGAGGAGTGATCTGATGTCTTTGCTAGACGGGCAGATCCTGACCTTCCCAATGGCTGCTTCGATCTGGGATAGAGCCTTTGAAGAGGGCCTAACTGTTGAGAGTATACATGTGCACGTCCCGCTGTGGATCAAGGATCACTTGAACTACCTCACCTACCTGGATATCAGGATCTGCAAGCTACAAGAGGAGGGTCTCAAGATTCTTCAGGAGATGCCAAACCTGTCCATTCTCCATCTAAGGTTCGAGGTCGTCCCGAGAGAGACAGTAGCCATCAGCGGTGGAGGGTTCAGAAGCCTCAACGTTTTCTATGTTCACAGCCGCATGCCACGGGTTATCTTCCAGAAAGGAGCTATGCCGATGCTGCATGGCCTTTCGTTCATCTTCGGGTTCTACGCTGGCCAAACGAATAAAGACCCTGTCGGTATCAAGCACCTCGCGAGCATCGAGTCGGTCAGCTTCGACTGCAACGATTGGTACCGAGAAGACAGCCCCTGCATTATCGCGATGATAGAGGCAGTAGCAAAAGAAGCCCGGGAGCATCCCAATTTTATCATGTTTTTCCCCGAATCATTTTCTTGA